In Candidatus Schekmanbacteria bacterium, one DNA window encodes the following:
- a CDS encoding 30S ribosomal protein S20, whose protein sequence is MPKDKSTAKRIRQNERNRLRNKAYKSRIRTEVRKVIEFCNAGDKESAEKALKTAIPVIDKAVTKGILHRNTASRKISRIAKRVAKLNAQP, encoded by the coding sequence TTGCCAAAGGATAAATCAACAGCAAAAAGGATTCGGCAAAACGAAAGAAATAGATTGAGAAATAAAGCTTACAAGAGCCGGATAAGGACAGAAGTGCGTAAGGTTATAGAATTTTGTAATGCAGGTGACAAAGAATCTGCTGAAAAAGCTCTAAAAACAGCTATTCCGGTTATTGATAAAGCTGTTACAAAAGGAATTTTGCATCGCAATACTGCATCCCGAAAAATTTCTCGTATTGCAAAAAGAGTTGCCAAATTAAACGCTCAACCATAA